Below is a window of Bacillota bacterium DNA.
GCCCCGCCCGCCACGATGGGGTCGGCCTCGGCCAGCCGCCGCGCCTCCTCCAGCGAGTCGACGCGGTAGACGACCATGCCGCCGCTGCCGTCGGCGAAGCGCCCGCCCTCGTGGACCTTGCCCTCCGCGCGCAGGGCGAAGATGTACTCCAGGTGGGCGGGTCGGTCGCGCCGGTTCTTCTCGGCGTCGACGATGGTCTGGATGCAGGCGACCAGCATGCAGGCGACACTCCTCTCCGGAAAGCCTCGGGCGGAACG
It encodes the following:
- a CDS encoding YciI family protein, whose protein sequence is MLVACIQTIVDAEKNRRDRPAHLEYIFALRAEGKVHEGGRFADGSGGMVVYRVDSLEEARRLAEADPIVAGGARTYILHEWVTIDWEHPETYR